A single Planctomycetaceae bacterium DNA region contains:
- a CDS encoding ATPase, T2SS/T4P/T4SS family, protein MSTALTGATSRDNSARRLSRTELKLARQAFSDPARGLVRLADDLGLANDLEALQAIGQSLNLKLVDLAEQSVDMSLLKGFPLRLIHRHSVFPIERTDDEVTLVISNPFDVQGPDAVAAATGLYVNPVLALPHEVATLIKSHLGVGAETLDGLMAQVEEPADGLEVIGELEFDESEAAAMAQQASVVRLVNDILVEAVKSRTSDIHMEVQESGIKIRYRIDGVLQTQPVPQELNRFQAAIISRLKIMAHLNIAEKRIPQDGRIKIRVSGREVDIRVSIIPMLHGESVVMRVLDKDALSFSLAGIGMEDDVNEQFQRLIRMPHGIVLVTGPTGSGKTTTLYSAWRKFVRNETRSSPPRIQLSISSKASTRFR, encoded by the coding sequence ATGTCCACTGCACTCACGGGTGCCACCTCCCGAGACAATTCTGCGCGCCGTTTGTCGCGGACTGAGTTAAAGCTTGCCAGACAGGCTTTCTCCGATCCTGCGCGCGGCCTGGTGCGCCTTGCGGATGATCTGGGATTGGCGAATGACCTGGAGGCCTTGCAGGCAATCGGTCAGTCGTTGAATCTGAAGCTGGTTGACCTCGCCGAACAGTCGGTCGATATGTCGCTCTTGAAGGGTTTTCCGCTGCGGCTGATTCACCGTCACAGTGTATTCCCGATCGAACGCACCGACGACGAAGTGACTCTGGTGATTTCAAATCCGTTTGATGTGCAGGGGCCGGACGCTGTCGCGGCGGCCACTGGCCTGTACGTCAATCCGGTGCTCGCACTTCCCCACGAGGTGGCCACGCTGATCAAATCCCATCTTGGGGTCGGCGCGGAAACTCTGGATGGGCTGATGGCTCAGGTGGAAGAACCGGCCGATGGACTGGAAGTGATCGGTGAGCTGGAGTTCGACGAATCTGAAGCAGCCGCGATGGCTCAGCAGGCGTCGGTGGTGCGACTGGTAAATGACATTCTGGTCGAAGCAGTGAAGTCGCGCACCAGTGACATTCACATGGAGGTTCAGGAATCCGGAATCAAGATCCGCTATCGGATTGACGGAGTCCTGCAGACTCAGCCCGTTCCCCAGGAACTGAATCGTTTTCAGGCCGCCATCATCAGTCGCCTGAAGATTATGGCTCACCTGAATATCGCGGAGAAACGCATTCCACAGGACGGTCGAATCAAGATTCGCGTGTCGGGGCGCGAAGTTGATATTCGCGTTTCGATCATTCCGATGCTGCACGGCGAAAGCGTCGTAATGCGCGTTCTGGACAAAGACGCACTGTCGTTTTCTCTGGCCGGCATCGGCATGGAAGACGACGTAAATGAACAGTTTCAGCGACTGATCCGCATGCCGCACGGCATTGTGCTGGTCACCGGCCCCACAGGTTCGGGCAAGACAACGACACTGTACAGCGCGTGGCGGAAATTCGTTCGGAACGAAACAAGATCATCACCACCGAGGATCCAATTGAGTATCAGCTCGAAGGCATCAACCAGATTCAGGTGA
- the ilvC gene encoding ketol-acid reductoisomerase, producing MAAKVYYDDDADLSLLKDKTIAIIGYGSQGHAQAQNLRDSGCNVIIGQRPGGPNYDLAISHGFKPMSAADAAAQGDLVNILLPDELQGDVYRNDIRPNLKSGNLLMCSHGFNIHFGQVVPPAGVDAALVAPKGPGHLVRSEYEAGGGVPSLIALSEGASETSRQLALAYAKGIGGTRGGVIETSFAEETETDLFGEQVVLCGGVSALVKAGFETLVEAGYQPEMAYFECMHELKLIVDLFYQGGLNYMRYSVSNTAEYGDYSTGPRIVTEETKAEMKRVLTEIQNGTFARNWLLENKAGQPSFHATRRRERTHEIEVVGKQLRRMMSWIKAKEV from the coding sequence ATGGCCGCCAAGGTTTACTACGACGACGATGCCGATTTGAGTCTTCTGAAAGACAAGACGATTGCGATTATCGGCTACGGCAGCCAGGGACACGCACAGGCTCAGAATCTTCGCGACAGCGGTTGCAATGTCATCATTGGACAGCGCCCGGGTGGCCCGAACTACGATCTTGCAATCAGTCATGGCTTCAAGCCGATGTCCGCTGCTGATGCTGCGGCACAGGGTGACCTGGTGAATATCCTTCTTCCGGATGAGCTCCAGGGGGATGTCTACCGAAACGATATCCGGCCGAATCTGAAGTCCGGCAACCTGCTGATGTGTTCCCATGGATTCAATATCCACTTCGGGCAAGTTGTCCCGCCAGCTGGTGTAGACGCTGCACTGGTTGCTCCAAAAGGTCCCGGGCACCTCGTGCGAAGTGAATACGAAGCCGGTGGTGGAGTTCCTAGCCTGATCGCCCTCAGCGAAGGTGCATCAGAGACGTCGCGGCAGCTCGCACTCGCGTATGCCAAGGGGATCGGTGGAACCAGAGGCGGCGTGATTGAGACGTCTTTTGCTGAAGAGACCGAAACCGATCTCTTTGGAGAGCAGGTTGTTCTGTGTGGCGGCGTCAGCGCGCTGGTGAAAGCCGGTTTCGAAACGCTCGTTGAAGCTGGCTATCAGCCGGAAATGGCCTACTTTGAATGTATGCATGAACTCAAGCTGATTGTGGACCTGTTTTACCAGGGCGGCCTGAACTACATGCGGTACAGCGTTTCGAACACGGCGGAATATGGTGACTATTCAACCGGGCCCCGAATCGTAACAGAGGAAACAAAGGCGGAAATGAAACGCGTTCTGACCGAAATTCAGAACGGCACTTTCGCCCGCAACTGGTTGCTGGAAAATAAAGCGGGGCAACCGTCGTTCCACGCCACACGTCGACGTGAACGCACCCACGAAATCGAAGTCGTTGGCAAGCAACTGCGACGTATGATGAGCTGGATTAAGGCGAAAGAAGTCTGA
- a CDS encoding type II secretion system F family protein, with translation MCAGAEGAFLEESLQQTAEFLERQEELRAKIRGAMAYPAFLATAGSIVTIVLIVFFVPKFGDLFAQLEREGTLPTATVVLLWLSDFLGKFGILVALALMGVVIAIRKWAATPDGRRKIDRAKTRLPVFGPIFLNGATSRFCRILGTLLRNGVPMLKALEISSDSSGNVVLGSAIRESAENISSGATLSEPLSKCGLIPSNVMAMISIAEEANNLERVLNNIADGIDKKVARQLDTMVRLIEPALLMVMGSAVLFVIVALLLPVFEMSTSMG, from the coding sequence TTGTGCGCGGGAGCGGAAGGTGCGTTTCTGGAAGAATCGCTGCAACAGACGGCCGAGTTTCTGGAACGGCAGGAGGAGCTGCGGGCCAAAATTCGTGGCGCGATGGCGTATCCCGCCTTTCTGGCCACGGCCGGGTCGATTGTCACGATTGTGTTGATCGTGTTTTTCGTCCCCAAATTCGGCGACCTGTTCGCTCAACTGGAACGCGAAGGAACTCTGCCAACGGCCACCGTTGTTCTGCTTTGGCTCAGCGATTTTCTGGGGAAATTCGGCATTCTGGTTGCGTTAGCACTGATGGGTGTCGTGATTGCCATTCGGAAGTGGGCTGCGACGCCGGACGGACGCCGGAAAATCGATCGTGCGAAAACTCGATTGCCGGTCTTCGGGCCCATTTTTCTGAACGGAGCAACATCACGTTTCTGTCGTATTCTGGGAACGCTGCTTCGAAACGGAGTGCCCATGCTGAAGGCTCTGGAGATCAGCAGCGATTCGTCAGGCAACGTCGTGCTGGGCAGTGCTATTCGCGAATCGGCAGAAAACATTTCTTCCGGTGCGACTCTTTCGGAACCTCTGTCGAAGTGCGGGCTGATTCCATCCAATGTGATGGCCATGATCAGCATCGCGGAAGAAGCCAATAATCTGGAACGAGTTCTGAATAACATTGCCGACGGCATCGACAAAAAGGTGGCTCGGCAACTTGATACAATGGTTCGTCTGATTGAACCGGCGTTGTTAATGGTCATGGGAAGTGCCGTGCTGTTTGTCATTGTGGCACTGCTGCTTCCGGTATTTGAAATGAGTACATCGATGGGCTGA
- a CDS encoding DUF434 domain-containing protein translates to MAHERRHRGTHPEDASFFSDQQIPKLREALSEYCWLLSRHYATASSLKLVGDKFQLSERQRMLLMRSACSDSQRTNRQTNQVDNHDLQGQQVFIDGFNLLITIESALSDAYVFVGQDGCYRDLASVHGTYKRVQETLEAVNLTGRVLSDLKVEQATWLLDKPVSNSGRLKQILDEQAVRNSWNWHTELHPNPDDELSRVDGIVISTDSVILDSAKRWFHLNACVIHQMTEFSRLVDLRSLTA, encoded by the coding sequence ATGAGCGACGACATCGCGGCACGCATCCGGAAGATGCATCGTTTTTTTCTGATCAGCAGATTCCGAAGCTGCGGGAAGCTCTTTCCGAATACTGCTGGTTGCTGAGTCGCCACTACGCCACTGCTTCGTCGCTAAAACTGGTCGGCGACAAGTTCCAGCTTTCTGAACGCCAGCGAATGTTGCTCATGCGATCTGCCTGTTCCGACAGTCAGCGGACGAATCGACAGACGAATCAGGTTGATAATCACGACCTTCAGGGCCAGCAGGTATTCATCGATGGATTCAATTTGCTGATCACAATCGAAAGCGCGTTGAGCGATGCGTATGTGTTCGTCGGTCAGGATGGCTGCTACCGGGATCTTGCCAGTGTTCATGGAACTTACAAACGAGTTCAGGAGACGCTGGAGGCCGTAAACCTGACAGGCCGCGTCTTGTCAGATCTGAAAGTGGAACAAGCAACCTGGTTGCTCGACAAACCCGTTTCCAACAGCGGACGCCTGAAACAAATACTGGACGAACAGGCTGTGCGCAACTCCTGGAACTGGCACACAGAACTGCACCCGAATCCCGACGATGAACTCTCTCGGGTGGATGGAATTGTAATCTCAACGGACAGCGTCATTCTGGATTCTGCAAAACGCTGGTTTCATTTGAATGCATGCGTAATCCATCAAATGACTGAATTTTCACGGCTGGTTGATCTGCGTTCTCTGACTGCATGA